The Candidatus Dependentiae bacterium genome includes a region encoding these proteins:
- a CDS encoding mechanosensitive ion channel: protein MNIFAVSKNIINQMPTFALPLFYKFSFCFITFVATRMVISGVTPFIQDLCKKNELDYHSCHVLNKLVRYILIVFGTTVALQNIGVEVSMLIATFGITGIVLSYGMKDIVANFIAGILVMGYKHIKINDYIKIDGHEGKVVDINLRYATLQSDDMMVFVPNIVLYTQSVAVLNRK from the coding sequence ATGAATATTTTTGCAGTATCTAAAAACATAATTAATCAAATGCCAACTTTTGCATTGCCTCTTTTTTATAAATTCTCTTTTTGCTTTATAACCTTTGTTGCAACACGAATGGTTATTTCAGGAGTAACACCATTTATCCAGGATTTATGCAAAAAAAATGAACTTGATTATCACTCTTGTCACGTTTTAAATAAATTAGTTAGATATATTTTAATTGTTTTTGGAACAACTGTTGCACTACAAAACATTGGCGTAGAAGTTTCTATGCTCATTGCAACCTTTGGTATCACCGGTATCGTTTTAAGCTACGGCATGAAAGATATCGTTGCCAATTTTATTGCTGGCATTTTAGTGATGGGATACAAACACATCAAAATAAATGACTACATTAAAATTGATGGGCATGAAGGAAAAGTTGTCGATATTAACTTACGATACGCAACATTACAGTCTGATGACATGATGGTTTTTGTACCAAACATTGTTTTATACACTCAATCAGTTGCTGTTTT
- the ychF gene encoding redox-regulated ATPase YchF produces MNIKVGLVGLPNVGKSTLFNALTNSSVPAENYPFCTIDPHVAITHVPDKRMDVLQVAFNSKKQVPSSISFVDIAGLVKGAAEGQGLGNQFLSNIREVNLILHVLRCFEDPLIIRDQGPIDPVSDYETILNELMLKDLESIEKRLEKIPSVLKHHSTPPQEKKDLAEEMELLKNITAAIDKLDAPKIRALITASKIETVPLLSSKNFMIVANVSENDVENPEKNVHVQKVIETFGKDRVVPVCVRIESELSGLEGDEKQEMMDMLGIKTPTLNTLIEKSFENLGLITFFTCGPQEIHSWPIVKGINIRTAAGEIHSDLQRGFICAEVFNYQDIVNTPLSKLKDVGKIRTEGKEYIVANGDVIVVKFNV; encoded by the coding sequence ATGAATATAAAAGTCGGATTAGTTGGTTTACCAAACGTTGGAAAATCAACATTATTTAATGCCCTTACAAACTCTTCAGTTCCTGCAGAAAATTACCCTTTTTGCACGATTGATCCACACGTTGCAATCACCCATGTTCCAGATAAACGCATGGATGTTTTACAAGTAGCTTTCAACTCAAAAAAACAAGTCCCATCATCAATTTCTTTTGTTGATATTGCCGGCCTGGTAAAAGGTGCCGCAGAGGGACAAGGACTTGGAAATCAATTTCTAAGTAACATTCGTGAAGTAAATTTAATCTTGCATGTTTTGCGCTGCTTTGAAGATCCTTTAATTATTCGAGATCAAGGACCTATCGACCCTGTGAGCGATTATGAAACAATTTTAAATGAACTTATGCTCAAAGACCTTGAAAGCATTGAAAAACGATTGGAAAAAATTCCATCAGTTCTAAAACATCACAGCACTCCTCCTCAAGAAAAAAAAGATCTTGCAGAAGAAATGGAGCTTTTAAAAAATATAACTGCCGCTATCGACAAGCTCGATGCGCCTAAAATCAGAGCACTTATCACTGCATCAAAAATTGAAACAGTTCCATTATTAAGTTCAAAAAACTTTATGATTGTTGCAAATGTTTCTGAAAACGATGTTGAAAATCCTGAAAAAAATGTCCACGTTCAAAAAGTAATTGAAACTTTTGGAAAAGATCGCGTTGTTCCTGTTTGCGTCAGAATTGAATCAGAACTTTCAGGCCTTGAAGGCGATGAAAAGCAAGAAATGATGGACATGCTTGGTATTAAAACTCCAACGCTTAACACCCTGATCGAAAAAAGTTTTGAAAACCTTGGTCTCATTACATTTTTCACATGCGGCCCTCAAGAAATTCATTCATGGCCAATTGTAAAAGGAATCAACATTCGTACAGCAGCTGGAGAAATCCATTCAGATTTGCAACGAGGATTCATTTGCGCAGAAGTTTTCAACTACCAAGACATTGTTAATACCCCACTGTCAAAACTTAAAGACGTTGGCAAAATTCGCACAGAGGGCAAAGAATACATAGTTGCCAATGGCGATGTTATTGTCGTAAAATTTAACGTGTAG